The following proteins come from a genomic window of Sphingobium cloacae:
- a CDS encoding MFS transporter, whose protein sequence is MTAAPDQRQRLKAIIGGSAGNLVEWYDWYAYAAFTLYFAPHFFPSEDRTAQLLSAAGIFAVGFLMRPIGAWLMGIYADRHGRKSGLTLSVALMCAGSLLIAVTPGYESIGVAAPLLLVLSRLMQGLSVGGEYGASATYLSEMAGRSRRGFFSSFQYVTLIAGQLTAICVLLILQQILTEAQLDAWGWRIPFAIGGALAVIVFWLRRGLAETQSYAVAQAEGAPRSGLGELLLRHPRETLTVMFLTAGGTIAFYAYSIYMQKFLVNTSGMSRETASQINGITLFFFMLIQPLAGALSDRIGRKPLMIGFGVLGVTCTYPIFATLARTSDPWMAAMLVMAGLIIVSGYTSINAVVKAELFPAHIRALGVALPYALANTLFGGTAEFVALWFKRNDMENIFYIYVSVMIAISLVVYIRMRDTAKHSRILED, encoded by the coding sequence GTGACGGCCGCGCCCGATCAGCGGCAAAGGCTGAAGGCCATCATCGGCGGTTCGGCAGGCAATCTGGTCGAATGGTATGACTGGTATGCCTATGCCGCCTTCACGCTGTACTTCGCGCCGCATTTCTTCCCGAGCGAGGACCGGACCGCGCAGCTTCTGAGCGCGGCGGGAATATTCGCCGTCGGTTTCCTGATGCGTCCGATCGGGGCGTGGCTCATGGGCATTTATGCGGACCGCCACGGCCGCAAGAGCGGGCTGACCCTGTCCGTGGCGCTGATGTGCGCGGGATCGCTGCTCATCGCGGTGACGCCCGGTTATGAGAGCATCGGGGTGGCCGCACCGCTGCTGCTGGTGCTGTCCCGATTGATGCAGGGCCTATCGGTCGGCGGCGAATATGGCGCCAGCGCCACCTATCTTTCGGAGATGGCGGGCAGGAGCCGCAGGGGATTCTTCTCCAGCTTTCAATATGTGACCCTGATCGCCGGACAACTCACCGCGATCTGCGTCCTGCTGATATTGCAGCAGATATTGACCGAGGCGCAGCTGGATGCGTGGGGCTGGCGTATTCCCTTCGCCATCGGCGGGGCGCTGGCCGTCATCGTATTCTGGTTGAGGCGTGGGCTTGCGGAAACGCAAAGCTACGCCGTCGCGCAGGCGGAAGGCGCGCCCCGATCCGGTCTGGGGGAGTTGCTGCTGCGTCATCCCCGCGAGACGTTGACGGTGATGTTCCTGACGGCGGGCGGGACGATCGCCTTCTATGCCTATTCCATCTATATGCAGAAATTCCTGGTCAACACGAGCGGCATGAGCCGGGAAACGGCGTCCCAGATCAATGGAATCACCCTGTTTTTCTTCATGCTGATCCAGCCTCTTGCCGGCGCCTTGTCGGACAGGATCGGACGAAAGCCCCTGATGATCGGCTTTGGCGTGCTGGGCGTGACCTGCACCTATCCCATCTTCGCCACTCTGGCCCGGACGAGCGATCCATGGATGGCCGCCATGCTGGTGATGGCCGGCCTCATCATCGTCAGCGGCTATACGTCGATCAACGCCGTGGTGAAGGCAGAGCTTTTCCCGGCGCATATCCGCGCGTTGGGGGTCGCTTTGCCTTACGCGCTCGCCAACACGCTGTTCGGCGGCACGGCGGAATTCGTTGCGCTCTGGTTCAAGCGCAACGACATGGAGAATATATTCTACATCTATGTGAGCGTGATGATCGCGATCTCGCTGGTGGTCTATATCCGGATGCGGGATACGGCGAAGCATAGCCGTATATTGGAAGACTGA
- a CDS encoding MBL fold metallo-hydrolase, with product MSFRLTILGCGTSSGVPRIGNDWGACDPDEPRNYRTRVSILVESPTTRLLIDTSPDLRTQLLAADVTHLDAVLWTHDHADHCHGFDDLRQVFHHRGSPVPAYARAETLRALRRRFGYAFEGKGGYPPIVESHVLPDHLAIGDIEIGCVDQPHGDIMSTGFRFTHGGRSIGYATDFHELTPEMLALFDRLDIWVVDALRARPHPTHAHLALTLEGVAMTQPGRAILTHMDNSMDYATLSRTLPDGVEPGYDGMVVELEQGAS from the coding sequence ATGAGTTTCAGGCTCACCATATTGGGTTGCGGCACGTCGTCGGGTGTTCCCCGCATCGGCAATGATTGGGGCGCCTGCGACCCCGATGAGCCGCGAAATTATCGGACGCGCGTTTCCATCCTGGTCGAAAGCCCGACCACGCGCCTTCTGATCGACACCTCGCCGGATTTGCGCACGCAGTTGCTGGCCGCTGACGTGACGCATCTGGATGCGGTGTTGTGGACGCACGATCATGCGGACCATTGCCATGGCTTCGACGATCTGCGGCAGGTATTTCATCATCGGGGCAGTCCCGTGCCCGCCTACGCCCGCGCCGAAACATTGAGGGCGCTCCGCAGGCGCTTTGGCTATGCCTTTGAAGGGAAGGGGGGATATCCTCCCATCGTCGAGTCCCATGTGCTGCCCGATCATCTTGCCATTGGCGACATCGAGATAGGCTGCGTCGATCAACCGCATGGCGATATCATGTCGACGGGGTTCCGCTTCACCCATGGTGGACGCTCCATCGGCTATGCCACGGATTTCCATGAACTGACGCCGGAGATGCTGGCGCTGTTCGACCGGCTGGACATCTGGGTCGTGGATGCCTTGCGGGCGAGGCCGCATCCCACCCATGCCCATCTGGCGCTGACGCTGGAAGGTGTTGCCATGACCCAGCCTGGGCGGGCAATCCTGACGCATATGGACAATAGCATGGATTATGCGACCTTGTCCCGGACGCTGCCGGATGGCGTCGAGCCCGGCTATGACGGCATGGTCGTGGAATTGGAGCAGGGGGCATCCTGA
- a CDS encoding D-alanyl-D-alanine carboxypeptidase family protein, with the protein MNKSVAAILFVGLLASPLTAAAPPYTSEAPIAYLKDLSSGAVLYDKGGETRIPPASMAKMMTAHVAFRLIQKGELKLDTKFTVRPETWKQWHGPQAGSTMFLSAGEQVSVEDLLHGIVTLSGNDACVVLAEGIAGTEQAFVALMNQEGARLGLKNSHFGTSNGWPDEGVTYVTAEDLAKLAQATIEETPDLYKKFYATRSFTWGKTMGGRDIEQGNRNPILGKVAGADGLKTGHTQEAGFGFTGSAEQDGRRLVMVVAGLPTYNGRIAESVRFMDWGFKAWKAQPLFKQGQTVETAEVQLGSATSVPLVAPQNMAVTLPRTASTNINVKVAYTGPIKAPIRKGDRIAELIVSTPDTPPQIMPLVAGEDVSEAGIFGRLWNGLKSLFG; encoded by the coding sequence ATGAACAAATCCGTCGCAGCGATCCTTTTCGTCGGCCTGCTCGCTTCACCTCTGACCGCGGCCGCGCCGCCTTATACCAGCGAAGCACCGATCGCTTATCTGAAGGATCTGTCGTCGGGCGCCGTCCTCTATGACAAGGGCGGGGAAACGCGGATTCCGCCTGCGTCCATGGCGAAGATGATGACGGCGCACGTCGCCTTTCGCCTGATCCAGAAGGGCGAGTTGAAGCTCGATACCAAGTTCACGGTGCGGCCCGAGACGTGGAAGCAGTGGCATGGTCCGCAGGCCGGTTCCACCATGTTCCTGTCCGCGGGAGAGCAGGTGTCGGTGGAAGACCTGCTGCACGGTATCGTGACGCTTTCGGGCAATGACGCCTGCGTCGTGCTGGCGGAGGGTATTGCCGGCACGGAGCAGGCTTTCGTCGCCCTGATGAATCAGGAAGGGGCTCGTCTGGGCCTCAAGAACAGCCATTTCGGGACCAGCAATGGCTGGCCGGACGAAGGCGTCACCTATGTGACGGCCGAGGATCTGGCGAAGCTGGCGCAGGCCACGATCGAGGAAACGCCGGACCTTTACAAGAAGTTCTACGCGACCAGATCCTTCACCTGGGGCAAGACCATGGGTGGCCGGGATATAGAGCAGGGCAACCGCAATCCGATATTGGGGAAGGTCGCGGGGGCGGACGGCCTCAAGACCGGGCATACGCAGGAAGCCGGATTCGGCTTTACGGGATCGGCCGAGCAGGACGGGCGACGCCTTGTCATGGTCGTCGCCGGGCTGCCGACCTATAATGGCCGGATCGCCGAATCCGTCCGGTTCATGGATTGGGGCTTCAAGGCATGGAAGGCGCAGCCGCTTTTCAAGCAGGGCCAGACCGTCGAAACCGCCGAAGTCCAGTTGGGAAGCGCGACCAGCGTTCCCCTGGTGGCGCCGCAGAACATGGCCGTGACGCTGCCGCGCACCGCTTCCACCAACATCAACGTGAAGGTGGCCTATACAGGGCCGATCAAGGCGCCGATCAGGAAGGGCGACAGGATCGCCGAGCTTATCGTTTCGACGCCGGACACGCCGCCGCAGATCATGCCGCTGGTCGCGGGCGAGGATGTGAGTGAGGCAGGCATCTTCGGACGGCTCTGGAACGGCCTGAAATCGCTGTTCGGGTGA
- the tmk gene encoding dTMP kinase, producing the protein MTAARFITLEGGEGAGKSTQLRALAAALRARGLEVVETREPGGSPGAEAIRDLVLTGSADRWSPRAEALLFAAARTDHVERTIRPALQRGAWVVSDRFLDSSRAYQGMGELTDEDILTLHRIGSGGFMPDRTFVLTLPDAEAESRAHIRDGGDSDRIGGRDSAFHHRVTQMFSRFAAMEGDRVRAIDASGDAQAVTARLLEGLDDLLP; encoded by the coding sequence GTGACAGCTGCGCGTTTCATTACGCTGGAAGGCGGCGAGGGCGCAGGCAAATCGACCCAGTTGCGCGCGCTGGCGGCGGCCCTGCGCGCGCGCGGGCTGGAGGTCGTGGAAACGCGCGAGCCGGGCGGAAGTCCCGGCGCGGAGGCTATTCGCGACCTGGTGCTGACGGGAAGCGCGGATCGCTGGTCGCCGCGGGCTGAAGCCTTGCTGTTCGCGGCGGCGCGGACGGATCATGTGGAAAGGACCATTCGGCCGGCGCTGCAACGTGGCGCGTGGGTGGTGTCGGATCGCTTTCTCGACAGCAGCCGGGCCTATCAGGGCATGGGCGAATTGACGGACGAGGACATATTGACGCTGCACCGCATCGGCAGCGGCGGTTTCATGCCCGATCGCACTTTCGTGCTGACATTGCCGGACGCGGAGGCCGAAAGCCGCGCTCATATTCGCGACGGCGGCGACAGCGACCGCATCGGGGGACGCGACAGCGCATTCCATCACCGGGTGACCCAAATGTTCAGCCGCTTCGCCGCGATGGAGGGGGACCGTGTTCGCGCCATTGACGCATCCGGTGATGCGCAGGCGGTAACGGCGCGCCTGCTTGAGGGACTGGACGACCTGTTGCCATGA
- a CDS encoding TatD family hydrolase produces MLIDSHCHLNYKGLIEDQQNVLERARAAGVDLMLNIATRESEWDDVLGTALRAPDVWATVGIHPHEADEHPHVDTAKLVERAAHPRVVGIGETGLDYYYDHSDRERQQKSFRAHIAASRETGLPLIVHTRDAEEDTLAIMREEMGKGPYGGVIHCFTASGDFADAALELGFYISISGIVTFKNARDLQETAARLPLDRLLIETDSPFLAPVPHRGKPCEPAYVADTARFLARLRNESGEELAKATSANFRTLFRKVGQSPST; encoded by the coding sequence ATGCTGATCGACAGCCATTGCCACCTGAATTACAAGGGGTTGATCGAAGATCAGCAGAATGTGCTTGAACGTGCGAGGGCAGCGGGCGTCGACCTGATGCTCAATATCGCGACGCGGGAGAGCGAATGGGACGATGTTCTGGGCACGGCGCTTCGGGCGCCCGACGTCTGGGCCACGGTGGGCATCCATCCGCACGAAGCCGATGAGCATCCGCATGTCGACACCGCCAAGCTGGTCGAGCGGGCCGCGCATCCTCGCGTCGTCGGCATAGGGGAAACCGGCCTCGACTATTATTACGACCATAGCGACCGCGAGCGTCAGCAGAAGAGCTTCCGCGCCCATATCGCCGCATCCCGCGAAACGGGGCTGCCACTGATCGTCCATACGCGCGATGCGGAGGAAGACACGCTGGCGATCATGCGGGAGGAAATGGGGAAAGGGCCCTATGGCGGGGTCATCCATTGCTTCACCGCCAGCGGGGACTTTGCCGATGCGGCATTGGAACTGGGCTTCTACATCAGCATTTCGGGTATCGTGACCTTCAAGAACGCCCGCGACCTTCAGGAAACGGCGGCCCGGCTGCCGCTGGACCGCCTTCTGATAGAGACGGATTCGCCTTTCCTCGCGCCCGTGCCGCATCGGGGCAAGCCCTGCGAGCCTGCTTATGTTGCCGACACGGCGCGGTTCCTCGCCCGGTTAAGGAATGAAAGCGGTGAGGAGCTGGCAAAAGCGACTTCGGCGAATTTTCGGACGCTTTTCCGCAAGGTCGGCCAAAGCCCGTCAACATGA
- the metG gene encoding methionine--tRNA ligase, which produces MSQPYTITTAISYPNGRPHIGHAYEVIATDAIARFQRMMGRDVFFQTGTDEHGLKMAQTARGRGMEPRDLANEMSGYFKDMNDRLNISYDRFIRTSEPDHHRASQAIWQAMEANGDLYLGRYEGWYSVRDEAFYDEKELSEGEGGQKLSPQGTPVEWTVEESWFFRLSAYQQKLLDLYDSQPDFIQPDSRRNEIMRFVEGGLSDLSISRTSFDWGVKVPGSDGHVMYVWVDALTNYLTGCGYPDDAGRMARYWSEGGDITHIIGKDIVRFHTVYWPAFLMSAKIPLPRQVFGHGFLLNRGEKMSKSLGNVADPMELAERFGVDQLRYFLLSEVTFGNDGSYSAEAIVARSNSDLANSFGNLAQRTLSFIAKNLDGRLPEPAPSDEDKELLRSISEATDIFKKAMADLAPSVAIEAWMRAVFACNAYIDAQAPWALRKTDPSRMEAVLATLYEAIAHLAIMIQPVIPASASALLEQMGLDENRRDYDAIGTDWYAALRASGFTLAPPRPLFPRLELTEADA; this is translated from the coding sequence ATGTCGCAGCCCTATACCATCACCACCGCCATCAGCTATCCCAATGGCCGCCCCCATATCGGCCATGCCTATGAGGTGATCGCCACCGACGCGATCGCCCGGTTCCAGCGGATGATGGGCCGCGACGTCTTCTTTCAGACAGGCACGGACGAGCATGGCCTGAAAATGGCCCAGACGGCGCGCGGCCGCGGCATGGAGCCGCGCGACCTGGCGAACGAAATGTCAGGATATTTCAAGGATATGAACGACAGGCTGAATATCAGCTATGATCGCTTCATCCGCACCAGCGAGCCGGACCATCACCGCGCCAGCCAGGCCATCTGGCAGGCGATGGAGGCCAATGGCGACCTTTATCTTGGCCGCTATGAAGGTTGGTATTCGGTTCGCGACGAAGCCTTTTACGACGAGAAGGAATTGAGTGAGGGAGAGGGGGGGCAGAAACTCTCGCCGCAGGGCACGCCCGTCGAATGGACCGTGGAGGAAAGCTGGTTCTTCCGCCTGTCCGCCTATCAGCAGAAACTGCTCGACCTTTATGACAGCCAGCCCGATTTCATTCAGCCTGACAGCCGCCGTAACGAGATCATGCGCTTCGTGGAGGGCGGTCTGTCCGATCTTTCCATTTCACGCACCAGCTTCGATTGGGGCGTGAAGGTTCCGGGTAGCGACGGGCATGTCATGTATGTGTGGGTGGATGCGCTGACCAACTATCTGACCGGGTGCGGCTATCCGGACGATGCCGGGCGCATGGCGCGCTACTGGTCCGAAGGCGGCGATATAACGCATATCATCGGCAAGGATATCGTGCGTTTTCATACGGTTTATTGGCCGGCCTTCCTGATGAGCGCGAAGATTCCCCTGCCCAGGCAGGTGTTCGGCCACGGCTTTCTTCTCAACCGGGGGGAAAAGATGTCGAAATCGCTGGGCAATGTCGCGGACCCGATGGAACTGGCGGAACGTTTCGGCGTCGATCAGCTGCGTTATTTCCTGCTGTCCGAAGTCACATTCGGCAATGACGGCAGCTATAGCGCGGAGGCCATTGTCGCGCGCTCCAACAGCGACCTCGCCAATAGCTTCGGCAATCTCGCCCAGCGGACGTTGAGTTTCATTGCGAAGAATCTCGATGGCCGGCTGCCGGAACCAGCGCCGTCGGATGAAGATAAGGAACTTCTGAGGTCCATATCGGAAGCCACTGATATTTTTAAGAAAGCTATGGCCGATCTCGCGCCGTCGGTGGCGATCGAGGCGTGGATGCGCGCCGTCTTCGCTTGCAATGCCTATATCGACGCGCAGGCGCCATGGGCTTTGCGGAAGACCGATCCGTCGCGGATGGAAGCCGTTCTCGCCACGCTTTATGAAGCCATCGCCCACCTTGCCATCATGATCCAGCCCGTCATTCCGGCGAGCGCATCGGCCCTGCTGGAGCAGATGGGCCTGGACGAGAACCGACGCGATTATGATGCGATCGGGACCGATTGGTATGCGGCCCTGCGTGCTTCGGGCTTTACGCTGGCCCCTCCCAGGCCGCTATTCCCCCGTTTGGAACTGACGGAAGCGGACGCCTGA
- a CDS encoding retropepsin-like aspartic protease family protein, translated as MDVGTDQAMSSIWYLLALVLVGSALLTRRIPLGGMMRMALLWVAIFAILMMLFSLAQISGLFLRAVDAPSSAVEPAATPKAQIEGSHIRIPVSSDGHYWVEGAVNGTPVRFLIDSGASVTALSETAAKAAALNIDPAQPTVIMVTANGRVEAQRSRIATLAIGPVRTSDLEIVVSPAFGDVNVIGMNMLSRLKSWGVENGEMVLTP; from the coding sequence ATGGATGTGGGAACGGATCAGGCCATGTCGAGCATATGGTATCTGCTCGCCCTCGTCCTTGTCGGTTCCGCTCTTCTGACACGGCGGATACCCCTTGGCGGCATGATGCGGATGGCGCTTTTGTGGGTGGCGATCTTCGCTATCTTGATGATGCTGTTCAGCCTGGCGCAGATATCCGGGCTTTTCCTGCGGGCGGTCGATGCGCCATCCTCAGCGGTGGAGCCCGCCGCCACGCCCAAGGCGCAGATCGAGGGCTCCCATATCCGCATACCCGTCTCCTCCGATGGGCATTATTGGGTGGAAGGCGCGGTCAACGGCACCCCGGTGCGTTTCCTGATCGATAGCGGCGCGAGCGTCACGGCCTTGTCGGAAACCGCGGCCAAGGCGGCGGCGCTCAACATCGATCCCGCGCAGCCAACCGTCATCATGGTCACCGCCAATGGCCGCGTGGAAGCGCAGCGATCGCGGATTGCGACGCTGGCGATCGGCCCGGTCCGGACAAGCGATCTGGAGATCGTCGTCTCGCCCGCCTTTGGCGATGTGAACGTCATCGGGATGAACATGCTGTCCCGCCTCAAAAGCTGGGGCGTGGAAAATGGCGAGATGGTGCTGACGCCGTGA
- a CDS encoding lytic murein transglycosylase: protein MRPSILSLIIGLAVMAVGPTVAPAAAQGQDDTAFRAYLESLRPKARAMGIRDGTLSGVFSTLTPNPRVVQLDQNQPGGGAYSPIPAFEPYRVKHVDAARINRGRIAYQANRARLARIEAETGVPEEIMVAIYGHETNYGSYTGDFDLIRSLATLAWEGRRRTLFEPELLATLKMLDNGVPRSRLVGSWAGATGYPQFLPSVYLRLAKDGDGDGKADIWSSEADALASIANYFVHAGWRKGQPWGVAVSVPAGFNRAAVAARTAPARCPRVFNRHSRWLSMAEWRRMGIVPSRAGWPADHVMATLLEPDGPGKTAYLLTSNYRAILDYNCSNFYALSVGLLADAVRQ, encoded by the coding sequence ATGCGTCCGTCCATCCTTTCACTTATCATCGGCTTAGCCGTCATGGCCGTTGGCCCGACCGTAGCGCCAGCCGCCGCCCAAGGTCAGGACGATACGGCGTTTCGCGCCTATCTCGAAAGCTTGCGTCCGAAGGCGCGTGCCATGGGTATTCGCGACGGAACATTGTCGGGTGTGTTCTCGACCCTCACGCCTAATCCCCGCGTGGTGCAACTGGACCAGAATCAGCCCGGCGGCGGCGCCTATTCCCCGATTCCGGCCTTTGAGCCATATCGCGTGAAGCATGTGGATGCCGCGCGGATCAACCGGGGACGCATCGCTTATCAAGCCAACCGCGCCCGTCTTGCGCGCATCGAGGCCGAGACGGGCGTGCCCGAAGAGATCATGGTCGCGATCTATGGCCATGAAACCAACTATGGTTCCTATACCGGCGACTTCGACCTGATCCGTTCGCTCGCGACGCTGGCATGGGAGGGGCGGCGGCGCACCCTGTTCGAGCCAGAATTGCTGGCGACATTGAAGATGCTGGACAATGGCGTGCCGCGCAGCCGCCTGGTCGGCAGCTGGGCGGGCGCCACGGGCTATCCCCAATTCCTGCCGTCGGTCTATCTGCGGCTGGCCAAGGACGGCGACGGCGACGGCAAGGCGGACATCTGGAGCAGCGAAGCCGATGCGCTGGCTTCCATCGCCAATTATTTCGTGCATGCGGGATGGCGCAAGGGCCAGCCCTGGGGCGTGGCGGTGTCCGTACCGGCAGGCTTCAATCGTGCGGCGGTCGCGGCGCGGACGGCGCCGGCCCGTTGCCCCCGCGTGTTCAACAGGCATAGCCGATGGCTCAGCATGGCGGAATGGCGGCGCATGGGGATCGTCCCGTCGAGGGCCGGTTGGCCGGCCGATCATGTGATGGCGACGCTGCTGGAACCCGATGGCCCGGGAAAGACGGCCTATCTGTTGACCAGCAATTACCGGGCGATCCTGGATTATAACTGTTCGAATTTCTATGCCCTGTCAGTTGGCTTGCTGGCGGATGCGGTCCGGCAATGA
- a CDS encoding AAA family ATPase has protein sequence MTFPLGHDAQARLLLEAARGGRMHHAWILSGPSGIGKARFARAMAMRLLAEAAGPPIDGQEFDVPEEHPIRALLEAHAHPDYAELALLEKDGALARNISVDQIRGLQRLIQSAPSLSARRVVVIDSADDLERSAANALLKNLEEPPADMLFLLVSHAPGRLLPTIRSRCRTLRFDPLSDEMMRVALSRSDARPKPEEIETLLAVGEGSPGRALRYAGLNLDEIEDILRSIAVQGDGDNRQRLALAKMLSGKAARPRYEAFLERAPAFIAQAARGREGAALGKALDHWEAARHLAGGAVILSLEPGAVVFEIAGHVASLASGGR, from the coding sequence ATGACATTCCCCCTTGGCCATGACGCGCAGGCCCGCTTGCTGCTGGAGGCGGCGAGGGGCGGGCGGATGCATCATGCGTGGATATTGTCGGGGCCGAGCGGCATCGGCAAAGCTCGCTTCGCGCGGGCCATGGCCATGCGGCTGCTGGCGGAAGCCGCCGGGCCGCCCATCGACGGGCAGGAGTTCGACGTTCCGGAGGAGCATCCCATCCGGGCTTTGCTGGAAGCCCATGCGCATCCGGACTATGCCGAACTGGCGCTGCTCGAAAAGGACGGCGCCCTCGCACGCAATATCAGCGTGGATCAGATACGCGGGCTTCAGCGGCTGATCCAGTCCGCGCCCTCGCTGTCGGCGCGCCGCGTCGTCGTCATCGACAGCGCCGACGATCTGGAACGGAGCGCGGCGAACGCCCTGCTCAAGAATCTGGAGGAACCGCCGGCCGATATGCTGTTCCTGCTGGTTTCCCATGCGCCGGGACGGCTGTTGCCGACCATTCGATCCCGCTGCCGCACCTTGCGCTTCGATCCGCTCAGCGACGAGATGATGCGGGTGGCGCTATCCCGGTCGGATGCCAGGCCCAAGCCCGAGGAGATCGAAACCCTCCTTGCCGTGGGCGAAGGATCGCCGGGCAGGGCATTGCGCTATGCCGGGCTCAACCTGGACGAGATCGAGGACATATTGCGCTCCATCGCCGTTCAGGGCGACGGGGACAATCGGCAGCGTCTGGCGCTCGCGAAGATGCTGTCCGGCAAGGCCGCCCGTCCGCGATATGAGGCTTTTCTCGAACGAGCGCCCGCGTTCATCGCCCAGGCGGCGCGGGGGCGGGAAGGGGCGGCTTTGGGCAAGGCGCTGGATCATTGGGAAGCGGCCCGGCATCTGGCGGGCGGGGCGGTGATCCTGTCGCTGGAACCGGGCGCCGTGGTTTTCGAGATTGCGGGGCATGTCGCGTCCCTCGCATCCGGGGGACGCTGA